In Stenotrophomonas sp. 169, one DNA window encodes the following:
- a CDS encoding CPBP family intramembrane glutamic endopeptidase encodes MPVVGALAVGLVWLETRSWDACGLKPRSLRATLGWIVLLLVTVIGLVNPFVQPLMDQLTGTKADYSGYGALRGNIAAAAQLVGGAWLSAAVGEELVFRAFLMHQLERLVGRLRGGILLAALLGGAAFGLMHASQGLSGVLLTGVVGVLFGYVYLRSGRNLWAMIVAHGLTDTWGVATLYLGWY; translated from the coding sequence ATGCCAGTGGTGGGTGCTCTTGCGGTCGGTCTGGTCTGGCTGGAGACGCGCTCATGGGACGCCTGCGGGCTGAAGCCGCGCTCCCTGCGCGCGACACTGGGCTGGATCGTCCTGTTGCTGGTGACCGTGATCGGGCTGGTCAATCCCTTCGTGCAGCCGCTGATGGATCAGCTGACCGGAACCAAGGCCGACTACAGCGGCTACGGGGCGCTGCGTGGAAACATCGCCGCCGCCGCCCAGCTCGTCGGCGGTGCGTGGCTGAGTGCCGCCGTGGGGGAGGAACTGGTGTTCCGTGCCTTCTTGATGCATCAGCTGGAGCGCTTGGTGGGCCGCCTGCGCGGCGGGATACTGCTCGCCGCGCTGCTGGGTGGCGCGGCCTTCGGCCTGATGCACGCGTCGCAGGGCCTGTCCGGCGTCCTGCTTACCGGCGTGGTCGGCGTGCTCTTCGGCTATGTGTATCTGCGCTCCGGGCGCAATCTGTGGGCGATGATCGTGGCGCATGGCCTGACCGATACATGGGGCGTCGCTACGCTGTATCTGGGGTGGTATTGA
- a CDS encoding DUF4832 domain-containing protein translates to MSSRPVRAALAAAVLASALSAACAHAGTLTPAVSTQEFDNPHRGFMLWGSSYAVDGGVDNFHGAHIYHVYLPWRIIETADQVFDWNAVETHYLQPILADDPLATFVLRPVADYPESAASQIDAHYTGGENERDYPKFLEQAPLNIPYTVRAKCDSDGPIRSLDYNNPAARQQMQQFVQALAARFDGDPRITAIQVGLLGFWGEWHTSGCDDLQPNAQTRSLIRDAYTAAFIKTPLQTRYARASDVGSAMFGFHEDYFPSFTGKCNAFSPQMPDCSDDGWWNLEYGLTNEVPAARQNWMVNPISGESPNTDQKSTWINRTANVRKLLRDYHFSFLGPAGAHETSGNASKLKDIKRDLGYRLGITKVTWPTTQVRGQQAALQLDITNHGSAPLYNAYHVELHWVAADGSTKARTSIPAVALSEIMPGTVQARSTTFTVPGTLAAGSYSLRLALADDAPGRRNIAPQNDGQDTQRRLPLGQVQVN, encoded by the coding sequence ATGTCGTCACGTCCCGTCCGCGCAGCCTTGGCTGCCGCTGTTCTGGCGAGCGCGCTCAGCGCCGCCTGTGCCCACGCCGGCACCCTGACCCCGGCCGTATCCACCCAGGAGTTCGACAACCCGCACCGCGGCTTCATGCTGTGGGGCAGTTCCTATGCCGTGGATGGCGGCGTGGACAACTTCCACGGTGCGCACATCTATCACGTGTACCTGCCGTGGCGGATCATCGAAACCGCAGACCAGGTATTCGACTGGAATGCCGTGGAAACCCATTACCTGCAGCCGATCCTCGCCGACGATCCGTTGGCTACCTTCGTTCTGCGCCCGGTGGCCGATTATCCGGAAAGTGCCGCCAGCCAGATCGACGCGCATTACACCGGCGGTGAGAACGAGCGCGACTATCCCAAGTTCCTGGAACAGGCGCCGCTCAATATTCCGTACACGGTACGCGCCAAGTGCGATTCCGATGGCCCCATCCGCAGCCTGGATTACAACAACCCGGCGGCGCGACAGCAGATGCAGCAGTTCGTGCAGGCGCTGGCCGCACGCTTCGACGGCGATCCGCGCATCACCGCGATCCAGGTCGGCTTGCTGGGGTTCTGGGGCGAGTGGCACACCAGCGGGTGCGACGACCTGCAGCCGAACGCGCAGACACGCTCGCTGATCCGTGACGCGTATACGGCAGCCTTCATCAAGACCCCGCTGCAGACGCGCTATGCGCGGGCATCGGACGTGGGCTCGGCTATGTTCGGCTTCCACGAAGATTACTTCCCGTCCTTCACTGGCAAGTGCAATGCCTTCAGCCCGCAGATGCCGGACTGCAGCGACGATGGCTGGTGGAACCTGGAGTACGGCCTGACCAACGAGGTGCCGGCGGCGCGCCAGAACTGGATGGTCAATCCGATCAGCGGCGAGAGCCCCAACACCGACCAGAAGAGCACCTGGATCAACCGCACCGCCAACGTGCGCAAGCTGCTGCGCGATTATCACTTCAGCTTCCTCGGCCCGGCGGGTGCCCACGAAACCAGCGGCAATGCGAGCAAGCTGAAGGACATCAAGCGCGACCTCGGCTATCGCTTGGGCATTACCAAGGTGACCTGGCCCACTACCCAGGTGCGAGGCCAGCAGGCCGCGCTGCAGTTGGACATCACCAACCATGGCTCAGCCCCGCTGTACAACGCATATCACGTGGAACTGCACTGGGTGGCGGCCGACGGCAGCACCAAGGCCCGCACCTCCATCCCGGCCGTGGCCCTGAGCGAGATCATGCCCGGCACGGTGCAGGCACGCAGCACAACGTTTACCGTGCCCGGCACGCTGGCGGCAGGCAGCTACTCGCTGCGCCTGGCGCTGGCCGACGACGCACCGGGCCGCCGCAACATCGCCCCCCAGAACGACGGCCAGGACACACAGCGTCGCCTGCCGCTGGGACAAGTGCAGGTCAACTGA